The Glaciimonas sp. PCH181 nucleotide sequence ATTGAAAGCACGCGTCATCGCCGGTAGCCCTCCGACTGCAGCGCAGATCAAGGGCCCATCGATTCAGGAATGGGGCCAAGAAGGCGTACTGGCAAATATCGATTCCGCTGCCACTGCTGGCAAGTGGGATTCCTTGTTGCCTAAAGTCGTCTCCAACACTATGAAGTATCAAGGCCATTATGTTGCGGCACCGGTCAACGTGCATCGTGTCAACTGGCTCTGGATCAACCCGGAAGTATTGAAAAAAGCGGGCGCAAAAACACCGACCACGTGGCCGGAATTCTTTGATGCAGCTGACAAAATTCAAAAAGCAGGCTTTATAGCAATTGCCCACGGCGGCCAGCCTTGGCAAGATGCAACTGTCTTCGAAACCACTGCGCTAGGTGTCGGCGGTGCCGATTTCTACAATAAAGCGTTGGTAAAACTGGATCAGGCGGCACTCACAGGCCCAACCATGATCAAGACTTTTGACACACTGGGTAAAATAAAAACCTACATCGATAAGAACGCACCGGGCCGTGACTGGAATCTGGCGACCGCGATGGTCATCAATGGCAAAGCCGGTATGCAGTTCATGGGCGACTGGGCTAAGGGCGAATTTACTGCTGCAGGCAAAGTTCCAGGCAAGGATTTCTTGTGCGTGCCTGCACCTGATACTGCCAAGTCTTATACTTACAACATCGATTCAATCGCGATGTTTAAAGTGAAAAATCCAGAAGAGCAAAAAGATCAGTTGTTGTTGGCAACTGCCATCATGAGCCCGCAATTTCAGGAAATTTTCAACTTGAACAAGGGATCAATTCCAGTCCGTCCGGATATCCCACGTGGCAAGTTTGACAGCTGCGCGATTGAATCAATGAATGACATGGCAGCAGCAAACAAAGCCAATACATTGGAACCAAGTATGGCGCATGGCATGGCGGTCAGTTCAGCTGTGCAAGGTGCGATGCTGGATGTGATTGCCAAGTTTATGAACTCGAACATGACATCGCAAGCGGCAGCGCAAGCGTTGGCAAAAGCAGCAAAGACGAAGTAATCCGGTTGATGCCGTAGATAATCAGCGCCTCTAAATACCGTCGCAAACAGCCCTAAAGGCCAACGCAGGTTTTCAGAGGTGACTTATTTGAAAACGCATTAACATCTCAAACGTTACATATACATAAGCTCGCGTACAAAGCTGACGAAGTAAGTTAGCGATCCAAGTGATGTAAATAAGTATGTAAATTAGAACGGGATGTCGACGCGGTTATTACCCTGTTACTACATAATTGTTACGTAGTAACACATGCTGCGCTGGCATCCGCCCGGTCTGAATGCCTGCTATTGTGCGAGCATCGATGACCCGGCTATGATCCTGCATCAGGAGACTTGTATGTCCGATCAAACCCTCCCTTATACGACTGTACCCTCTGGGAGCACAGTTAAAGCCTCAAAAAATCTGGCGCCGCGAGGACGCTTTGCCGCCATTGCCGATAATTGGCTGCCGCGACTGGTCTTATCACCGACCATTATTATTTCACTCGTCTTCGTCTACGGATTCATTGCGTTGACCGCATGGATTTCGCTGACCGATTCGCGCATGATGCCCAACTACACGCTGGTTGGGTTCCATCAGTACACCGACTTATTTGGTCTTGACCGTTGGTGGACTGCCGCCGCCAATCTGGGTATTTTCGGTGGTTTGTTTATCTTTTTCTGCCTGGCAATTGGCCTGTTCATGGCAATTTTGCTGGATCAGAAAATTCGTGCCGAAGGCGCTCTGCGCGCGATTTATCTGTATCCGATGGCGCTATCTTTCATCGTTACCGGCGCAGCCTGGAAATGGATTTTGAATCCCGGTCTTGGTCTCGAAAAAATGATGCATGACTGGGGCTTTACCCATTTCACCTTTGACTGGCTGGTCAATTCAGACTTTTCAATTTATACGGTCGTCATTGCCGGTGTCTGGCAGTCGTCCGGCTTTGTGATGGCGCTGTTTCTGGCTGGTCTGCGTGGTATTGATGACAGCGTCATTAAAGCAGCGCAAGTCGATGGTGCCAGCCTGCCGACGATTTATCGCCGAATTGTGATTCCTGCTTTGCGCCCGGTATTTTTTAGCGTGATATTGGTATTGGCACACATTGCGATCAAAAGCTTTGACTTAGTGATGGCGTTAACCGCTGGCGGCCCTGGTACATCGTCGGATGTACCAGCAATCTTTATGTACCAATATTCCTTCTCGCGTGGACAGCTCGGACTGGGCGCAGCTTCGGCCATGATGATGCTGGCGACCGTACTGGCAGTGCTAGTGCCGTTGATGTACCTGGAAACCAAAGGAGCGCGCAATGGCCGCTAACAGTAATGGCAGTACCGTCCATCACGACGGCAGTAAACTGACGATTGGCCGCGTCGCCATCTACATCTTGCTCGTATTTTGCGCGCTGTATTATCTGGCACCGCTGTATGTAATGCTCAGCACTTCGGTAAAAACGCTGGAAGAAATACGCACCGGAAATCTATTGTCGTTGCCGCATTCTCCTACCGGCGCAGCCTGGGTGAAGGCTTGGGGCAACGCCTGTACCGGCGTCGATTGCGATGGCCTGGCGCCATTCTTCTGGAACTCGCTCAGAATGGCGATTCCGGCAGTTCTTATTTCTACTTTGGTCGGCTCGCTCAACGGTTACGTGCTGGCGCATTGGCGCTTTCGCGGTTCGGAGATCGTATTTACTGCACTCATGGTCGGTTGCTTTATTCCATTTCAAGTCGTGATTTTGCCTATGGCACGGTTGCTGGGAATGGTGAATTTATCCAATACCACACCCGGACTCGTATTTGTTCATATCGTGTACGGGATCGCGTTCACCACGCTGTTCTTCCGTAATTACTACGTCACGGTGCCAGAAGAATTGGTGAAGGCAGCAAGGATTGATGGCGCGGGTTTCTTCATGACGTATCGGAAAATCATTTTCCCGTTATCACTGCCGATTTTCATGGTGTGCTTCATCTGGCAATTCACGCAAATCTGGAATGACTTTTTGTTCGGCGTGGTGTTTGGCGGTTCGGATGCGAAGCCGGTCACGGTCGCGCTGAATAATCTGGTCAACACATCCACCGGTGTCACGGAATATAACGTCAACATGGCGGCGGCTATCATCGCGGCGTTGCCAACGCTAATCGTCTATCTGTTGGCTGGAAAATATTTTGTTCGTGGACTGACTGCCGGGGCCGTTAAAGGTTAACGCCCTGACGTAAAACTACTCGGGGATTTCACCCCATTATTTGCTGCAACCGACCTCAAGAAGTCGGTTGCAAAGATCGATCAGGAGATGGTGTAAAGATGGCTAGCTTATCAATTCGCAATGTGCGCAAAGTGTATCCGAATGGCAATGAAGTTCTGAAAGGAATCGATCTGGAGATTGAGGACGGCCAATTCCTGATTTTGGTAGGCGGTTCCGGTTGCGGAAAATCAACGCTACTCAACATGATCGCCGGACTGGAAACAGTCTCCGAAGGCGAAATCATGATCGGTGACCGCGTCGTCAATGATGTCCCGCCAAAATCCCGCGATATCGCGATGGTGTTCCAGTCTTACGCGCTGTATCCAACCATGACCGTGCGTGAAAATATCTCGTTCGGTCTCGGTATTCGTAAAGTACCAAAAGCCGAACAAAAGAAAATCGTTGAACGGGTCGCGCAAACCTTACAAATTACCCACCTGCTGGATCGCAAGCCTGCCCTGCTATCGGGTGGTCAACGTCAACGCGTCGCCATGGGCCGTGCGATTGCACGCGATCCATCGCTGTTTTTGTTCGACGAGCCGCTATCCAATCTGGACGCCAAATTACGCGTAGAAATGCGCGCAGAAATCAAACTGATGCATCAGCGTCTGGGCAGCACCATCGTCTATGTCACGCATGATCAGATCGAAGCCATGACGCTAGGCGATAAAATCGCGGTTATGAAAGACGGCGTCGTACAACAATTTGGCAGTCCGCAAGAAATTTACGATAATCCGCAAAACTTGTTCGTCGCAGGCTTTATTGGCTCTCCTTCGATGAATTTTTTACGTGGAAAACTGGTTGCCCACGGCAGTAATGGTGGCGCCGCGTTTAATCTGGAACATGCAGGACAAAATACATTAGTCCCGCTACCAGCCTCCCATACTGAAACACCGGGAATCGCAAAATGGATCGGTCGCGAAATCGTTCTGGGCATTCGTCCTGAGCATGTCACCGATGCTCTCAGCGCCCGTGGTTCGGAATTAGATGGTTCGCACGGCGACTATCGCCCAAGCGAAGTATCCTGCACCATCGAACTAACAGAGCCGACGGGGCCGGACACGCTGGTATTTACGCATTTTAACGATGCGCGCATCACCTGCCGCACGCACCCACGCGCCGCAGCAAAACCAAAAGAGCAAATGCAACTGGCTTTCGATTTATCCAAGGCGGTGTTATTTGATCCTGCATCGGAACAACGGATCAGCTAAAGCATTTACGGTGCGGTGCCGTTGTGTTAATCCTAAAGAAAAGGCCGACCGTAACAAAATAATAACGTGATGTAAAAAAAATAAAAAGCCTGCGACTATTTAAACAGTTGCAGGCTTTTTAACATCTCAAAAAAATGACGATCTATATCAATCCTGATCCCAGGCTTCGACGTTGGTGATCATCGCGCCGCAGGCTTTTCCCTCTTCGCTGGTAGAGATAAAACGCAAGCGGAAGTCCTCATTTCTTGCGTTGTTAAAGTAGCGGATACTTTCGCTTTGCCACTCCGGATTCATGTAGCCAGTGCTGCGTAACTCGCTTGCGACGCCGAGGTTTATCGCCTTCTCGATCACGACTTCATCGTCTGGATTAACGATTTGAACTTTAAACGTCTGATCCCCTTTAAAGAATGGCGATTGACGACTATCCAGCGCACAGCGCGGTGTAGCATTTTTTCCTGCCCGAAACGCAATCCGCAACTCTTGCCCACGAAGGATATAAATATCCTGCTCAAAGCCACCCGGAACACCGGGCGCACCCAACCAGTCTACCTGGCCATGTAAATCTACGGCCTGCGCATTCCGCCCCATTCCCAACACAAAATTCGCCATCAAGCGCACCGGTTGCGTGGCGCGCCAACCACCGAATGTTTCGCCCGCAGATTTAGGATGCGCCATCGCATTGACGATCTTCTCTTGCAACAACTTGCCATCCCTCATCGGAAACTCTCTAAAGCGCCCACAAGCACGATTGACGGACGGTATTACTCCTGCGTGCTCCGGATTTCGACCGGTCCTAACATCCAGCAAAATTTGTCGATCAATCTGAAGCGCGGCTGGCAACTCCAGACAAGAAGAAGGAGCTGGATCAGCGTTCATCAAGCCGTTGACCCACCAGGTAACATCACGCGGCTTTCCAGTACGTCGGTCGATGGCGGTCAGCGTCCTCACGGCTTTGTCAGAAAATCGGTGAACGCCACTGTCATTGCGCTCACCGTCAACGTCTATCACGATCTGCTGCCCTGCTACACCCGAAGCGACGGCGATCAGCTCGACGCTGCCCGGCGCTACGATTTTGTAATCACCATAATTCGGATTAGCCGAGTACGACATTCCCCCATTTTTTCGGACCAATGCGCCTTTGATATTCGCAGCTTTAACACCGCCCGGAAATGCGACTTCATCCTCGCCTGTCCCGAGGATTTCGCCAATGGATTCTTCCACTGCAATACCGCCGCCGGGGGTGTCCAGAATATAGAGATGATCGCCAAATGCTTGCGTAGATGCTGGCCCATAGGCGCTGCTGGTGATACCGGAATTGGCAGGCATGCCGGGTCGGATTTTAAGATTGCCACCATTCGGCATCCGTGGCAAAAGTCCGTGCTTAAAAACTTTTTCAATAGGATCGTATGCGCCGCTCACACTTCTGAATAACCAGCGCTGATCGGTGCGCCACACGATGGCGTCAACATTGTAATTTTCGTGATTTTCGTTATCGGCTAACGCATTTTTGAGGTTGACACATAACGTCGCTGTGGTTGTTAGCCACGCCTGATACCAAGGCTGCTGGCGGATTTCCTCATCGGCCCAAGCAGGTTCTTTACCAACGCCGGGAACGCATTCGGGTGGCATAAAAACGGTACGGGAAGAATGACCGTTATGAAGGGCATCCGAGGGATTTGAAAAAGAGGACGTAATATTGAAGGAGGCGGGTTGGGATGCGGCTGCAACAGAACCCCACGCAAGGCAGGTTAGCAAAAACGTTTTTTTGAATGGCATATTCATGATGGCGATAAATGAATTTCCCGTCGAAATTGACTCTTCGGGGAGAGGACATAAATTCTATGTCCGGTCATTATCGATATTAGCCATACCCAATGAAACCAGAATAGTCTGAAAATAGACCAAGATTTATCTAAATATTTTCGCGCATGTATCCATACAACTGCGCGCACATTTCAAGTCAGTCCGTGCCCCGTCATAACGCCTCGCCGGCAAAGAAACTCGCATGCACATGCCGTATATGTTCTCGCATTGCAGCTTTGGCGCGAAGCGGATCTTTGGCGGTAATCGCGGCACAAATGGCGCGATGGTCGACGTTCCACACTTCCGATTCATCATTGCCATAATGATTTTCGAAGCTGACAAAAAGTTGGTCGTAGCGCTGGTTATTCCATAAAGTACTCACAAATTCCGCGAATACAAAATTGTTCGCCATCTCCGCAATCAGTTGATGAAATTGTTCATCCAGCGTCAGAAAAGGAACTTTCTTTTCCGA carries:
- a CDS encoding ABC transporter substrate-binding protein is translated as MKLQQLIKSTMVTTIAATAMLSASPAVMAAQVEVLHYWTSGGEAKSVAELKKIMEAQGVTWKDFAVAGGAGENATTALKARVIAGSPPTAAQIKGPSIQEWGQEGVLANIDSAATAGKWDSLLPKVVSNTMKYQGHYVAAPVNVHRVNWLWINPEVLKKAGAKTPTTWPEFFDAADKIQKAGFIAIAHGGQPWQDATVFETTALGVGGADFYNKALVKLDQAALTGPTMIKTFDTLGKIKTYIDKNAPGRDWNLATAMVINGKAGMQFMGDWAKGEFTAAGKVPGKDFLCVPAPDTAKSYTYNIDSIAMFKVKNPEEQKDQLLLATAIMSPQFQEIFNLNKGSIPVRPDIPRGKFDSCAIESMNDMAAANKANTLEPSMAHGMAVSSAVQGAMLDVIAKFMNSNMTSQAAAQALAKAAKTK
- a CDS encoding carbohydrate ABC transporter permease yields the protein MSDQTLPYTTVPSGSTVKASKNLAPRGRFAAIADNWLPRLVLSPTIIISLVFVYGFIALTAWISLTDSRMMPNYTLVGFHQYTDLFGLDRWWTAAANLGIFGGLFIFFCLAIGLFMAILLDQKIRAEGALRAIYLYPMALSFIVTGAAWKWILNPGLGLEKMMHDWGFTHFTFDWLVNSDFSIYTVVIAGVWQSSGFVMALFLAGLRGIDDSVIKAAQVDGASLPTIYRRIVIPALRPVFFSVILVLAHIAIKSFDLVMALTAGGPGTSSDVPAIFMYQYSFSRGQLGLGAASAMMMLATVLAVLVPLMYLETKGARNGR
- a CDS encoding carbohydrate ABC transporter permease, whose protein sequence is MAANSNGSTVHHDGSKLTIGRVAIYILLVFCALYYLAPLYVMLSTSVKTLEEIRTGNLLSLPHSPTGAAWVKAWGNACTGVDCDGLAPFFWNSLRMAIPAVLISTLVGSLNGYVLAHWRFRGSEIVFTALMVGCFIPFQVVILPMARLLGMVNLSNTTPGLVFVHIVYGIAFTTLFFRNYYVTVPEELVKAARIDGAGFFMTYRKIIFPLSLPIFMVCFIWQFTQIWNDFLFGVVFGGSDAKPVTVALNNLVNTSTGVTEYNVNMAAAIIAALPTLIVYLLAGKYFVRGLTAGAVKG
- a CDS encoding ABC transporter ATP-binding protein, giving the protein MASLSIRNVRKVYPNGNEVLKGIDLEIEDGQFLILVGGSGCGKSTLLNMIAGLETVSEGEIMIGDRVVNDVPPKSRDIAMVFQSYALYPTMTVRENISFGLGIRKVPKAEQKKIVERVAQTLQITHLLDRKPALLSGGQRQRVAMGRAIARDPSLFLFDEPLSNLDAKLRVEMRAEIKLMHQRLGSTIVYVTHDQIEAMTLGDKIAVMKDGVVQQFGSPQEIYDNPQNLFVAGFIGSPSMNFLRGKLVAHGSNGGAAFNLEHAGQNTLVPLPASHTETPGIAKWIGREIVLGIRPEHVTDALSARGSELDGSHGDYRPSEVSCTIELTEPTGPDTLVFTHFNDARITCRTHPRAAAKPKEQMQLAFDLSKAVLFDPASEQRIS